A window from Culex pipiens pallens isolate TS chromosome 3, TS_CPP_V2, whole genome shotgun sequence encodes these proteins:
- the LOC120426659 gene encoding uncharacterized protein K02A2.6-like, whose product MRVRCVFRAVIEVVGAEKPRVQAEFFVVPQGRQSLLGRSTANEIKLLEVGLAVNNCENTEQHTTFPKMPGVKIKFAIDRSVPPIRNAYYNVPAAYREAAKKRLKEMESLGIIERVESAPEWISGLSAVPKGKNDFRLVVNMRGPNKAIKREYFRLPLLDELKVKLHGAVYFTKLDLKSAFYHLELSKESRELTTFLSEDGMYRFTRLLFGVNCAPEAFQKEMCRLFAGMDNVIIYIDDILIFSNNIEDLRLVTARVLHILRTNNLTLNTDKCEYEMTHITFLGHELDREGFHVDEAKVKDIRTFRHPETASELRSFLGLASFMSPYIENFADMSSPLWAVSTKPTWKWGPTQETAFQRIKERIANCTTTLGYFSDSDETILYTDASPNALGAVLVQQAAGEHPRVISFASKALTSTEKMYAQNQREALAAVWAVEHFSFFLLGRHFTLRTDARGITFILDRCREYSKRALTRADGWALRLTPYRYQAEFIRGTENIADPSSRLHVGADDPFDEQRSPWEIAALEAGPVGFLTEQEIKAATAKDEHLQHVIDALETGVWPKHLTRFESVADDLSVEDGILVKTGCAVVPFDLRSKTLELAHDGHPMAAKMKSILRARCWWPGMPAEVDKWVSSCKTCAISGPPEKTTPMRRAKVPEVVWEALALDFNGPYAKLNGISILVIIDYRSRYLIARPVRSTSFEEMKTLLEELFDREGFPKYLRSDNGPPFNGEEYKRYCSERGIKPEFSTPLFPQQNGLAESSMKLVNKAMSSALSNGKNYKEELRSAINAYNAAAHSVTGVAPEEVMRGRKIRRRLPLLHPGKAEIDEKRFEGKDKRTKMAAKRREDSRRGARDCRVKPGDFVVVERHVRAKGDTRFDPQRFTVMKEDNGSLTLCNEEGQTIRRHVTQTRKVHEWRDENRTPGRDESHPRDRAESHPRDEDVSRSRDKNTGEDREVSRRPTREKRAPAHLKDFVQEVREN is encoded by the exons ATGCGAGTCCGTTGCGTTTTCCGGGCGGTAATCGAGGTTGTCGGTGCGGAAAAGCCTCGGGTCCAAGCAGAGTTCTTCGTTGTTCCTCAGGGTCGCCAGTCTCTGTTGGGGCGATCAACGGCAAATGAGATCAAACTGCTCGAAGTTGGCCTTGCTGTCAACAATTGTGAAAACACTGAGCAGCACACAACTTTCCCGAAAATGCCAGgagtaaaaatcaaatttgccatCGATCGATCTGTTCCTCCGATCAGAAACGCCTACTACAATGTCCCTGCGGCGTACCGCGAGGCTGCCAAGAAACGCTTGAAAGAGATGGAGTCACTCGGAATCATTGAGAGGGTCGAATCTGCTCCCGAGTGGATAAGTGGCCTCTCGGCCGTCCCGAAAGGAAAGAATGATTTCCGCTTGGTTGTCAACATGCGGGGCCCCAACAAGGCAATCAAAAGGGAGTACTTCCGGTTGCCACTGCTCGATGAACTGAAGGTGAAACTTCACGGGGCCGTTTACTTCACAAAGCTGGATCTGAAAAGCGCGTTTTACCACTTGGAGTTGAGTAAGGAGTCGAGAGAGTTAACCACATTTCTTTCGGAGGATGGCATGTACCGTTTCACGCGCCTTCTTTTCGGCGTGAACTGCGCGCCGGAGGCGTTCCAGAAGGAGATGTGCAGGCTTTTCGCGGGAATGGACAACGTGATCATCTACATAGATGATATCCTCATCTTCTCaaacaacatcgaagatctccGGCTAGTCACGGCCCGCGTCCTCCACATTTTAAGAACCAACAATTTAACTCTCAACACCGACAAGTGCGAGTATGAGATGACACACATCACTTTCCTCGGTCACGAACTGGACCGTGAGGGCTTCCACGTGGACGAAGCGAAGGTTAAGGACATCCGCACTTTCCGGCATCCGGAGACGGCTTCTGAGCTACGCAGCTTCTTGGGGCTGGCGTCGTTTATGAGTCCTTACATCGAAAACTTTGCAGACATGAGCAGCCCTCTCTGGGCCGTATCCACCAAACCCACGTGGAAGTGGGGTCCCACCCAGGAGACAGCGTTCCAGAGGATTAAGGAACGGATCGCGAACTGTACGACTACGCTGGGGTACTTTTCGGATAGCGATGAAACGATCTTGTACACCGATGCTTCGCCCAATGCGTTGG GTGCTGTCCTTGTGCAGCAGGCTGCTGGGGAACATCCCAGAGTTATCAGCTTCGCGTCAAAGGCCCTTACCAGCACTGAGAAGATGTATGCCCAGAATCAGCGCGAAGCTCTGGCTGCTGTTTGGGCAGtcgaacatttttcattttttctgctGGGTAGGCATTTCACCCTTCGTACGGATGCCAGAGGGATCACATTCATTCTGGACAGGTGCAGAGAATACTCGAAGAGGGCGTTGACACGAGCCGATGGTTGGGCACTCAGGCTTACCCCATATCGCTACCAGGCGGAGTTTATACGAGGTACGGAGAACATCGCTGACCCATCTTCGCGCCTGCACGTTGGAGCCGATGACCCGTTCGACGAACAGCGAAGTCCTTGGGAAATTGCGGCACTGGAAGCGGGCCCTGTGGGATTCCTAACCGAGCAGGAAATTAAAGCAGCAACGGCAAAGGATGAGCATCTACAGCATGTGATTGACGCCCTGGAAACCGGAGTTTGGCCAAAGCATCTGACCAGGTTTGAGAGCGTCGCGGATGACCTTTCTGTTGAAGATGGAATCCTCGTTAAAACGGGGTGCGCAGTCGTTCCCTTCGACCTTCGATCAAAGACGCTGGAATTGGCCCATGACGGGCACCCGATGGCGgctaaaatgaagagtattctGCGTGCGCGATGTTGGTGGCCAGGAATGCCGGCGGAGGTCGATAAGTGGGTGAGCTCTTGCAAGACATGTGCCATCAGTGGTCCCCCGGAGAAAACTACCCCGATGCGGCGTGCCAAGGTCCCTGAGGTTGTTTGGGAAGCCTTGGCCCTGGACTTCAACGGCCCCTACGCGAAGCTGAACGGGATTTCTATCTTAGTCATCATTGACTATCGTTCCCGATACCTCATTGCACGACCGGTGAGGTCAACGAGCTTCGAGGAGATGAAAACTCTCTTGGAGGAGCTGTTTGACAGGGAAGGTTTCCCGAAATACCTACGCTCGGACAATGGCCCACCTTTTAACGGGGAGGAGTACAAAAGGTATTGCTCCGAAAGAGGGATCAAGCCGGAGTTTTCGACTCCTCTGTTTCCCCAGCAAAACGGCTTGGCCGAAAGCAGTATGAAACTGGTCAACAAGGCGATGTCGAGTGCTTTGTCAAATGGGAAGAACTACAAGGAGGAGTTACGATCAGCGATCAATGCGTACAACGCGGCAGCTCACTCGGTCACGGGTGTAGCCCCTGAAGAGGTCATGCGTGGGCGCAAAATCCGGAGACGGCTACCGTTACTACACCCGGGAAAAGCTGAAATTGACGAAAAACGCTTCGAGGGAAAGGACAAGCGGACTAAAATGGCAGCAAAGCGTCGTGAAGACTCTCGTAGAGGTGCGCGAGACTGTCGCGTGAAACCGGGAGATTTCGTAGTTGTCGAGCGACACGTTCGCGCGAAGGGCGATACACGATTCGACCCTCAGCGATTCACTGTAATGAAGGAAGACAATGGAAGCCTTACTCTTTGCAACGAGGAAGGGCAAACCATTCGCCGCCATGTTACCCAGACCAGGAAGGTACATGAATGGCGTGACGAGAATCGCACGCCTGGCAGAGACGAAAGTCATCCACGTGACAGGGCCGAGAGCCATCCACGTGACGAGGACGTGAGCCGTTCGCGTGACAAGAATACTGGAGAAGACCGGGAGGTGTCGCGTCGTCCGACAAGGGAAAAGAGAGCCCCCGCCCACCTGAAAGATTTCGTTCAGGAAGTTCGGGAAAACTGA